One genomic segment of Myxococcales bacterium includes these proteins:
- a CDS encoding serine/threonine protein kinase translates to MSPLDRPVVRCGDLLEERFFLERVIGSGGMGFVYEAVDIACGETVVVKVLRRAQATKAGARRLRREAQTASAAASAQVVVVKHIGEHKRIPFLVLERLQGTDLATYTRKRGPLPVSVACAFLREAALGAAAVHRQGLVHRDIKPSNLFVTEGTAGLSVKLIDFGIAKRTDGPIEEATTALTRVGELLGSLGYMAPEQATHAPDVDERADVWSLGATLYFLLTGVSPFSGRGVASIVGALLFDQHVPLEERRPDVPVALARLVDACLAKEPAERLRSAALLASLLTPFAGEQRYVQGHMTLRVAQRARQRLSAFVPWAASWSARIERALRRWLAPVAAADLADEVVTTRRQRAA, encoded by the coding sequence GTGTCGCCCTTGGATAGACCGGTCGTTCGTTGCGGAGACCTTCTCGAGGAGCGCTTCTTCCTCGAGCGTGTCATCGGCTCCGGCGGGATGGGCTTCGTGTACGAAGCCGTCGACATCGCTTGCGGCGAGACCGTCGTCGTCAAGGTTCTGCGTCGCGCCCAGGCGACCAAGGCTGGTGCGCGGCGCCTGCGTCGTGAGGCCCAGACGGCCTCCGCGGCTGCATCGGCTCAGGTCGTCGTGGTGAAACACATCGGCGAACACAAGCGGATACCGTTTCTCGTCCTCGAGCGGCTTCAGGGAACCGATCTCGCCACGTACACAAGGAAGCGAGGACCCTTGCCGGTCTCGGTTGCGTGCGCCTTCTTGCGGGAGGCGGCGCTCGGGGCTGCCGCCGTTCATCGGCAGGGGCTCGTGCATCGCGACATCAAGCCTTCCAACTTGTTCGTGACGGAGGGCACCGCCGGCTTGAGCGTCAAGCTCATCGACTTTGGGATCGCAAAGCGCACCGACGGGCCCATCGAGGAGGCCACGACGGCGCTCACTCGCGTGGGCGAACTCTTGGGCTCCCTCGGTTACATGGCGCCGGAGCAGGCCACCCACGCGCCCGACGTCGACGAGCGCGCCGATGTCTGGTCCTTGGGCGCGACGCTCTACTTCCTGCTCACGGGCGTCAGCCCTTTTTCAGGCCGAGGGGTCGCGAGCATCGTGGGCGCGCTGCTCTTCGACCAACACGTGCCTCTGGAAGAGAGACGCCCCGACGTACCCGTGGCCCTCGCGCGGCTCGTCGACGCATGCCTCGCGAAGGAGCCCGCGGAGCGATTGCGGAGCGCAGCGCTCTTGGCGTCGCTCTTGACGCCGTTCGCTGGCGAGCAGCGGTACGTCCAGGGTCACATGACGCTGCGAGTTGCACAGCGCGCTCGTCAGCGGCTCTCTGCATTCGTGCCATGGGCTGCCTCGTGGAGTGCCCGCATCGAGCGGGCCCTGCGTCGATGGCTCGCGCCCGTGGCGGCTGCGGACTTGGCCGACGAGGTTGTCACGACCCGTAGGCAGCGCGCCGCCTGA
- a CDS encoding glycosyltransferase family 39 protein gives MTETAREGFAQAAARPGAAARDHAVGAALGAVYVAWLLGTARGLGFARDEGFYFQSATTYAAWFKKLGELGLGAFSRGVVDAHWSMNHEHPSLMKSLFALSWMLLHEKFAVFGDASTAFRFPGMVMGGLALWVTYVFGARVFSRTAGFVAALLLALMPHLFYNAHLACFDVPIMTMWLLSVYVFWRADTEGGLGWAAAFALVYGLTLETKHNAWILPAVFVPCVVFRYVRAALGGRAKAWAEPQHLLLMTAVSPLVFVSLWPWLWFDTAARISRYVRFHVHHDYYNIEFLGRNYFGPPSPPHYAPVLIAASVPTVTLLLFAVGAQGRGKESWARLRAFLKSRAEHAREPAPDRPAGPDAATDLLLALAFAAPLAVFFLPRTPIFGGTKHWLPAYPFLALFAGHGFERAATAMLSLLERARASAAARRAAPYLLGAAAVAGPLAVTVHSHPFGLSTYVPLVGGAQGGADLGLNRQFWGYTTESVAPWLAAKAPPNATVFIHDTAWPSWERLINERRLRPDLRGVGTPSESAFALMQHELHMNKIDYSIWVDFGGAAPVHVLTHDGVPIVSVYRRR, from the coding sequence GTGACAGAGACGGCGCGAGAGGGCTTCGCACAAGCGGCGGCGAGGCCAGGCGCTGCTGCGCGCGATCACGCCGTCGGCGCGGCCCTCGGCGCCGTCTACGTCGCTTGGCTCCTGGGAACGGCGCGAGGGCTGGGCTTTGCGCGCGACGAAGGGTTCTATTTCCAGTCCGCCACGACGTACGCCGCCTGGTTCAAGAAGCTCGGCGAGCTGGGCTTGGGCGCGTTCTCAAGGGGCGTCGTGGACGCTCACTGGTCGATGAACCACGAGCATCCGTCGCTCATGAAGAGCCTCTTCGCACTCTCGTGGATGCTCTTGCACGAGAAGTTCGCCGTCTTTGGCGACGCCAGCACCGCCTTTCGGTTTCCCGGCATGGTCATGGGCGGCCTAGCCCTCTGGGTCACCTACGTCTTCGGCGCGCGCGTGTTCTCGCGGACGGCGGGCTTCGTGGCGGCGCTCTTGCTCGCGCTGATGCCGCACCTCTTCTACAACGCGCACCTCGCGTGTTTCGACGTCCCCATCATGACGATGTGGCTCCTCTCTGTTTACGTCTTCTGGCGCGCCGACACGGAGGGCGGTCTCGGGTGGGCGGCGGCCTTCGCGCTCGTCTACGGCTTGACGCTCGAGACGAAACACAACGCGTGGATATTGCCGGCGGTCTTCGTCCCGTGCGTGGTCTTCCGCTACGTACGCGCGGCGCTCGGCGGCCGCGCCAAGGCGTGGGCGGAGCCGCAACACCTGCTCTTGATGACCGCCGTGAGCCCGCTCGTCTTCGTGTCGCTGTGGCCGTGGCTGTGGTTCGACACGGCGGCGCGCATCAGCCGCTACGTGCGCTTCCACGTCCACCACGACTACTACAACATCGAATTTCTAGGACGAAACTACTTCGGTCCGCCGTCGCCGCCCCACTACGCGCCCGTCCTCATCGCCGCGTCGGTGCCGACGGTGACGCTGCTCTTGTTCGCGGTCGGCGCCCAGGGCCGCGGCAAGGAGAGTTGGGCGAGGCTCCGCGCCTTCCTAAAGAGCCGCGCCGAACACGCCCGAGAGCCCGCCCCAGACAGACCGGCGGGACCCGACGCCGCGACGGATCTCTTGCTCGCGCTCGCGTTCGCCGCGCCGCTCGCGGTCTTCTTCCTCCCACGAACGCCCATCTTCGGCGGCACCAAACACTGGCTCCCCGCGTACCCGTTCCTCGCCCTCTTCGCGGGCCACGGCTTCGAGCGCGCCGCGACGGCCATGCTCTCACTGCTCGAGCGCGCGCGAGCGTCCGCCGCTGCGCGGAGGGCCGCACCGTATTTGCTTGGCGCCGCCGCCGTGGCGGGCCCGCTCGCCGTGACCGTGCACTCGCACCCCTTCGGGCTATCGACGTACGTGCCGCTGGTGGGCGGAGCGCAAGGCGGCGCCGACCTCGGTCTCAATCGGCAATTCTGGGGCTACACGACGGAGAGCGTCGCGCCTTGGCTCGCCGCAAAGGCTCCGCCCAACGCGACCGTCTTCATCCACGACACGGCGTGGCCTTCGTGGGAGCGGCTCATCAACGAACGACGGCTAAGGCCCGACCTTCGAGGCGTCGGCACACCCTCGGAGAGCGCATTTGCGCTGATGCAGCACGAACTTCACATGAACAAGATCGACTACTCGATCTGGGTCGACTTCGGCGGGGCCGCACCGGTGCACGTCCTCACGCACGACGGGGTTCCCATCGTCAGCGTCTACCGGAGACGCTAA
- a CDS encoding phospholipid carrier-dependent glycosyltransferase: MRPLTRAGIAVAAALLLAFAVQCAWFVWANSPTYDEGLTLVSGELLWRGGPDVNGEHPPLARRLASLPIHLLRDPRIDLDLWHARRESPFGLGQMFLYEGGVPHSELLTLGRAPMVVLALLLVGLTGLFAWRLFGARAGLLALALVCFDPNLVAHGSIASHDGPLALFSTAALFATAEFLLRPRLVVLAVVGVLSGLALVTKFSGVLVLGGVGLALLAHAFVVGGTPVVWMDRPAPVSRLGSVVSAALNAFFALALALLVVRLAYGTRGYEPYWHGLRAQWLHQSHGHPAYFLGEVSRQGWRAYFPVAILVKAPPLLLVLAAVSLCLPKRLMAHGRAFAWPPALPIVVLVLPVALWVVALVFAKVAIGVRYALPIFPLLAVVASRVAVAAPTRPLVAALSLGLLHHASAAARIAPHSLAFFSDAIGGPARGHLYLSDSNLDWGQDLTGLAQWSRRANPAELMVAYFGTASPDAHGLTSWRPAPHSCPHPARRRDRRDEAPQTASPGAGDYLAISRMHLHGAFFPDPRAYRFLEGRRPVAELGHSIVVYDLTGDAAAYRALAELASLYGPRRICAVGARPGEKIRTKSKTLSVAVALLSCRLRCRRSPPPRSPVRAPWSCSSHRACG; the protein is encoded by the coding sequence GTGAGACCGCTCACGCGCGCCGGCATCGCCGTCGCTGCGGCTCTCCTCCTGGCCTTCGCCGTTCAGTGCGCCTGGTTCGTCTGGGCGAACAGCCCAACCTACGACGAGGGCCTCACGCTCGTCTCCGGCGAGCTCCTGTGGCGCGGCGGGCCCGACGTGAACGGCGAACACCCGCCGCTGGCGCGAAGGCTGGCGTCCTTGCCGATCCATCTCCTTCGCGACCCGCGCATCGACCTCGACCTCTGGCACGCACGCCGCGAGAGCCCCTTCGGCCTCGGTCAGATGTTCCTCTACGAAGGTGGCGTTCCCCACAGCGAGCTCCTCACGCTCGGCCGCGCTCCCATGGTCGTGCTCGCGCTCTTGCTCGTCGGCCTCACGGGACTCTTCGCCTGGCGTCTCTTCGGGGCGCGCGCCGGCCTCCTCGCCCTCGCCCTCGTGTGCTTCGACCCGAACCTCGTGGCCCACGGGTCCATCGCGTCGCACGACGGTCCGCTGGCGCTGTTCTCCACGGCGGCGCTCTTCGCGACGGCCGAGTTCCTCCTCCGTCCACGCCTTGTGGTGCTGGCCGTCGTGGGCGTCCTCTCGGGCCTCGCGCTGGTCACGAAGTTTTCCGGCGTGCTCGTCTTGGGCGGCGTTGGGCTGGCCCTCCTCGCTCACGCCTTCGTCGTCGGGGGCACGCCCGTTGTCTGGATGGATCGGCCAGCACCGGTGTCGCGCCTCGGCAGCGTCGTCTCCGCGGCGCTCAACGCCTTCTTCGCGTTGGCCCTCGCGCTCCTCGTCGTGCGACTCGCCTACGGGACGCGGGGCTACGAGCCCTATTGGCATGGCCTCCGCGCTCAGTGGCTCCACCAGTCCCACGGCCATCCGGCCTATTTTCTGGGAGAGGTCTCGCGCCAGGGCTGGCGAGCGTATTTTCCTGTCGCGATCCTCGTGAAGGCGCCACCCTTGCTGCTCGTCTTGGCGGCGGTCTCGTTGTGCTTGCCGAAGCGCCTCATGGCGCACGGGCGAGCCTTTGCGTGGCCTCCGGCATTGCCCATCGTCGTCCTCGTGCTGCCGGTGGCGCTCTGGGTCGTCGCGCTCGTCTTCGCGAAGGTGGCCATTGGCGTGCGCTACGCGCTCCCGATCTTCCCGCTCTTGGCCGTTGTGGCGAGCCGCGTGGCCGTCGCAGCACCGACACGTCCGCTGGTCGCGGCGTTGTCGTTGGGGCTCTTGCACCACGCGTCGGCGGCCGCTCGCATCGCGCCCCACTCGCTCGCCTTTTTCTCCGACGCCATCGGAGGCCCCGCGCGTGGTCACCTCTATCTCAGCGACTCGAACCTCGATTGGGGACAAGACCTGACGGGCCTCGCCCAATGGTCGCGCCGCGCGAACCCCGCGGAGCTCATGGTCGCGTATTTCGGAACGGCCTCGCCGGATGCCCATGGCCTCACCTCCTGGCGGCCCGCGCCCCACTCCTGTCCGCACCCGGCGCGACGAAGGGACCGGAGGGACGAGGCCCCGCAAACCGCGTCGCCGGGCGCCGGCGACTACCTGGCGATCAGCCGAATGCACCTGCACGGTGCCTTTTTTCCGGACCCGCGCGCGTACCGGTTTCTCGAGGGGCGTCGGCCGGTGGCGGAGCTCGGGCACTCCATCGTCGTCTACGATCTCACCGGCGACGCGGCGGCCTACCGCGCCCTCGCGGAGCTCGCGAGCCTCTACGGGCCCCGCCGAATTTGCGCCGTGGGCGCTCGCCCAGGCGAGAAAATACGAACAAAATCCAAAACCTTGAGCGTGGCGGTGGCTCTGCTAAGCTGTCGTCTCCGATGCCGTCGAAGCCCGCCTCCAAGAAGCCCCGTTCGCGCACCCTGGTCTTGCTCATCTCATCGGGCCTGTGGCTGA
- a CDS encoding glycosyltransferase family 2 protein: MRVSILIPVFQEEAYVAETLRRVFACPTERVGFEREVLLCDDGSTDGTARAIADVARLVPDLRVMSHEKNRGKGAAIRTLLPHATGDCVLIQDADLEYDADDALALLSAFAEGHPAVYGSRFLEQPWPEGMLPTNLVANRVLTATANALYGHRITDEATCLKLVQTSVLRSMNLTCERFEFCPEVTAKLGRMDVPIVEVPVRYRARRAAQGKKITWKDGFEAMRVLVRHRFEAFP; encoded by the coding sequence GTGCGTGTGTCGATCCTGATCCCGGTTTTCCAAGAAGAGGCGTACGTCGCTGAGACGCTTCGTCGTGTCTTCGCCTGCCCCACGGAGCGCGTCGGGTTTGAACGCGAGGTGTTGCTCTGCGACGACGGCTCGACGGACGGCACCGCTCGGGCCATCGCCGACGTCGCCAGGTTGGTGCCCGACCTTCGCGTGATGTCCCACGAGAAGAATCGCGGAAAGGGCGCTGCCATTCGCACACTTCTGCCCCACGCGACCGGCGACTGCGTGCTCATCCAAGACGCCGATCTCGAATACGACGCCGATGACGCGCTCGCGCTCCTCTCGGCGTTCGCCGAAGGCCATCCCGCGGTGTACGGGAGTCGATTCTTGGAGCAACCCTGGCCCGAGGGCATGTTGCCGACCAATCTCGTCGCCAATCGCGTGCTCACGGCGACCGCCAACGCCCTCTATGGGCATCGCATCACCGACGAGGCGACGTGCCTGAAGCTCGTCCAGACGTCCGTGCTCCGCTCCATGAACCTCACGTGCGAGCGTTTCGAGTTTTGTCCCGAGGTCACGGCCAAGCTGGGGCGCATGGACGTGCCCATCGTCGAGGTGCCCGTTCGCTACCGAGCGCGGCGCGCGGCGCAAGGCAAGAAGATCACTTGGAAGGACGGCTTTGAAGCCATGCGTGTGCTCGTTCGGCATCGCTTCGAGGCGTTCCCGTGA
- a CDS encoding DUF2029 domain-containing protein — MDRARLPLRLVACFSLVFVVGVLAIAWRRLAFPYDVEWMEGGVLMQAERLARGASAYPPPSATYVPYLYPPLYSWVVAALGNVTGGISYALARGVSAFASALTAALALRVVLRHTARWEFALLTVGLCAALYSFAGSFHDLVRPDALAMALCMTAAVLAERGSTWRLALAGALVAAACFAKQTSFVIGLGVLMAVHLTRDRRALAVVASAALVTGLLAFAWWESATGGLFSFYVVKGHQAHRFYRDNFGFFFYRDALHLAPLLLVVPLVWLWRAKLSPALPWLLLAHLGATVVQRFVATSDLPHMYFRDLWYPHRAWGVVPVALLLVMGLAARGAGASGEAALSPASRYWGSLFVAAMLASATGHATQWAFKNSLLPLATLGVPFVLVAAHELVAAGAPRVSAQVALAFAIQFAMLAENPAHLTPSAGDRAAWDALKLRLAKVAGATMVLGHPRLSFELGQGEHLHGMGIADLASMGGVPDLEGRLARHEWAAIVIDVDDGMGVPPVVARYYRRSESLGGPPMKTGTLCRAGELWIPR, encoded by the coding sequence ATGGATCGCGCCCGTCTCCCGCTCCGGCTCGTCGCGTGCTTCAGCCTCGTCTTTGTGGTCGGGGTGCTCGCCATCGCGTGGCGCCGCCTCGCCTTTCCCTACGACGTCGAATGGATGGAGGGCGGCGTCTTGATGCAGGCGGAGCGCCTCGCGCGGGGGGCGAGCGCCTATCCGCCGCCGAGCGCCACCTACGTTCCGTACCTGTATCCGCCGCTCTATTCGTGGGTCGTCGCGGCCCTTGGCAACGTGACCGGCGGCATCTCTTACGCGCTGGCGCGCGGCGTGTCGGCGTTCGCGAGCGCCCTCACCGCCGCGCTCGCGCTTCGCGTGGTCCTTCGCCACACGGCGCGATGGGAGTTCGCGCTCCTCACGGTCGGCTTGTGCGCAGCGCTCTACAGCTTCGCCGGTTCGTTCCACGACCTGGTGCGGCCCGACGCGTTGGCCATGGCGCTCTGCATGACGGCGGCGGTCCTCGCGGAGCGAGGCTCCACGTGGCGCCTCGCCCTCGCGGGGGCGCTGGTCGCGGCCGCTTGTTTCGCCAAGCAGACGTCCTTCGTCATCGGACTCGGCGTCCTGATGGCGGTCCACTTGACGCGCGATCGGCGGGCCCTCGCCGTCGTCGCCTCGGCGGCCCTCGTCACGGGGCTCTTGGCCTTCGCGTGGTGGGAGTCCGCGACCGGGGGGCTCTTCTCGTTCTACGTCGTCAAGGGGCACCAGGCGCACCGCTTCTACCGAGACAACTTCGGGTTCTTCTTCTACCGAGACGCGCTGCACCTCGCTCCGTTGCTGCTGGTCGTGCCGCTCGTGTGGTTGTGGCGCGCCAAGCTCTCTCCCGCGCTCCCGTGGCTCCTGCTCGCGCACCTTGGCGCGACGGTCGTCCAACGGTTCGTCGCGACATCGGACCTGCCGCACATGTACTTCCGCGATCTCTGGTACCCGCACCGTGCGTGGGGCGTCGTCCCCGTGGCTCTGCTCCTCGTCATGGGGTTAGCGGCACGCGGCGCGGGAGCGAGCGGCGAAGCTGCCCTCTCGCCGGCGTCGCGCTACTGGGGCTCGCTCTTCGTCGCCGCCATGCTCGCGTCGGCGACGGGGCACGCGACGCAATGGGCCTTCAAGAACTCGCTCCTTCCCCTCGCGACCTTGGGCGTGCCCTTTGTCCTCGTCGCCGCCCATGAGCTCGTCGCGGCGGGCGCTCCGCGCGTCAGCGCCCAGGTGGCGTTGGCCTTCGCGATTCAGTTCGCCATGCTCGCGGAAAACCCAGCGCACCTCACCCCGTCGGCCGGCGATCGCGCCGCATGGGACGCGCTCAAGCTTCGGCTCGCGAAGGTCGCCGGTGCGACCATGGTCTTGGGGCACCCGCGGCTGTCCTTCGAGCTGGGCCAGGGCGAGCACCTGCACGGCATGGGCATCGCCGACCTGGCGAGCATGGGTGGGGTCCCCGATCTCGAAGGGCGCCTCGCGCGTCACGAGTGGGCGGCCATCGTCATCGACGTGGACGACGGCATGGGCGTCCCGCCGGTCGTCGCGCGCTACTATCGACGAAGCGAGTCCTTGGGTGGTCCGCCCATGAAGACCGGCACGCTGTGCCGCGCCGGCGAGCTTTGGATCCCACGCTGA
- the rffA gene encoding dTDP-4-amino-4,6-dideoxygalactose transaminase, giving the protein MTDRHPSSKVPLAVPFHRPSLAEGELENVRQVLASGHLARDGAFSRRCAEWLVRQTGAAHAMLTHSCTGALELAAILSGVGPGDEVILPSFTFTSTANAFVLRGATPVFVDIRSDTLNLDERLVEAAITSRTRVIVPVHYAGVACEMDALLALAKSRGLFVVEDAAQGILASYKGRALGTLGDAGAFSFHETKNVVSGEGGALFVRDALKARAAIVRDVGTNRGAFAAGEVDRYTWLDVGGSFGPGELIAACLLAQLERAEALVASRLRLWQRYMTAFADAEAREWLRRPVVPPGCVHNGHIFYVVLRDALRRDALLARLRARGIGAAFHYVPLHSSPAGLRFGRTAGSLTVTDTASASLVRLPLYSDMEDGLVDDVVTAVTEALGDP; this is encoded by the coding sequence ATGACCGATCGTCACCCGAGCTCAAAGGTGCCCCTCGCCGTCCCGTTTCATCGGCCCAGTCTCGCCGAAGGCGAGCTCGAGAACGTGCGGCAAGTGCTGGCCTCGGGCCACCTCGCGCGCGACGGCGCCTTCAGCCGGCGCTGCGCCGAGTGGCTCGTTCGGCAAACGGGCGCGGCCCACGCGATGCTCACGCACTCCTGCACCGGCGCCCTCGAGCTCGCCGCGATCCTCTCCGGCGTGGGCCCCGGCGACGAGGTCATCTTGCCGTCGTTCACGTTCACGTCGACGGCGAACGCCTTCGTTCTGCGGGGGGCGACGCCCGTGTTTGTCGACATTCGAAGCGACACGCTGAACCTCGACGAGCGCCTCGTGGAGGCCGCCATCACGAGCCGTACCCGGGTCATCGTGCCCGTCCACTACGCGGGCGTCGCCTGCGAGATGGATGCGCTGCTCGCGCTCGCCAAGAGTCGCGGGCTCTTCGTCGTCGAGGATGCAGCGCAAGGGATCCTCGCGAGCTACAAAGGGCGAGCTCTGGGGACGCTCGGCGACGCCGGGGCTTTCAGCTTCCACGAGACCAAGAACGTGGTGTCCGGGGAGGGGGGCGCGCTCTTCGTCCGCGACGCCCTGAAGGCGCGAGCCGCCATCGTTCGTGACGTGGGGACCAACCGCGGGGCCTTCGCCGCCGGTGAGGTCGATCGCTACACGTGGCTCGACGTGGGCGGGTCCTTCGGCCCCGGCGAGCTCATCGCCGCGTGCCTCTTGGCCCAGCTCGAGCGCGCCGAAGCGCTCGTGGCGTCGCGGCTTCGGCTGTGGCAGCGGTACATGACCGCCTTTGCTGACGCTGAGGCGCGGGAGTGGTTGCGGCGGCCGGTGGTCCCTCCCGGCTGCGTCCACAACGGCCACATCTTCTACGTCGTCTTGCGCGACGCGCTCCGTCGTGACGCGCTCCTCGCGCGGCTCCGGGCCCGCGGCATCGGCGCCGCGTTCCACTACGTGCCGCTCCATTCGTCGCCGGCGGGCCTGCGCTTCGGTCGCACCGCTGGCAGCTTGACCGTGACCGACACGGCGAGCGCGAGTCTCGTTCGCTTGCCGCTCTACTCCGACATGGAAGATGGGCTTGTCGACGACGTCGTGACGGCGGTGACCGAGGCGTTAGGCGACCCTTGA
- a CDS encoding class I SAM-dependent methyltransferase, which translates to MKHAATQGQRTGGAFRALSLAGVYDRLQDALGADGARRRVAQSYVLAAARRGAELRVLDVGCGTGALFPHLKGVAYVGVDANERYLARARARFGKGATFRLVDVARPDWSAAAGLGDALFDVVVLTGLLHHLGDASATRLFHDVAPLLAPEGRVVTLDGTITSDTKPAGALLARWDRGLHVRAPEEYRRLAAPSFGRVDVHIHHDLLRVPYSHVLLEASMPFRRAGAP; encoded by the coding sequence ACGCAAGGGCAAAGGACGGGCGGCGCCTTCCGGGCGCTAAGCCTCGCCGGCGTCTACGATCGGCTGCAAGACGCGCTCGGCGCCGACGGCGCCCGACGTCGCGTCGCCCAGAGCTACGTGCTCGCTGCGGCCCGCCGCGGCGCCGAGCTTCGCGTCCTCGACGTCGGCTGCGGCACGGGGGCTCTTTTCCCGCACCTCAAGGGCGTTGCCTACGTCGGCGTGGACGCCAACGAGCGATACCTCGCGCGGGCGCGCGCGCGCTTCGGCAAAGGTGCCACGTTCCGCCTCGTCGACGTCGCTCGTCCCGATTGGAGCGCCGCCGCTGGTCTCGGCGACGCGCTCTTCGATGTCGTGGTGCTGACGGGGCTCCTCCACCACCTCGGTGACGCGAGCGCGACGCGGCTCTTTCACGATGTCGCCCCGCTGCTCGCGCCGGAGGGCCGCGTCGTGACCCTCGACGGGACGATCACGTCGGACACCAAGCCCGCGGGCGCCCTCCTCGCGCGATGGGATCGCGGCCTTCACGTGCGCGCGCCCGAGGAGTACCGTCGCCTCGCGGCGCCGTCCTTCGGCCGCGTCGACGTTCACATTCACCATGACTTGCTCCGTGTCCCCTACAGTCACGTGCTCCTCGAGGCCTCGATGCCCTTCCGTCGAGCCGGTGCCCCATGA